CTTATTTTAAAAACAGATGGAAACGGAAAATTATCGAAACGAGATAAGTCCGGTATCCCAATGTTTCCATTAAACTGGCACGATGAACGCACCGGAGAAACGTATACCGGCTATCGTGAAAACGGATTCTTTCCTGAAGCATTTATCAATATGCTCGCGATGTTGGGCTGGAATCCGGGAACCACACAAGAAATTTTTTCATTGGATGAATTGGTACAAGCTTTTACATTCGAACGTGTAAATAAATCGGGTGCTAAATTTGATCCTGAAAAAACAAAATGGTTCAATCAACAGTATTTGCGGATGAAGAGCGATGCAGAACTTGCAGAGCTGTTTGCTCCGTTTTTAAAAGAACACAATATTGATGCTGCTCCTAAATTTGTAGAAGGAGTGTGTAAATTGGTAAAAGAAAAAGCACATTTTGTTTCTGAGTTTTGGGCCAACGGAAACTACTTTTTTATTGCACCCACCTCCTACGATGCCGATGTAATTAAAAAACGATGGAACGAACAAAGTGCTGCATTTATCAAAGAAGTAACAGCTGCATATAAAACATTAAACACGTTTACAGCAGCAGAAACAGAAGCAACATTTAAAGCAACTGCAGAAAAATTAGGGATGGGACCCGGACAAGTCATGCAATTGTTCCGTGTTTGTTTGAGTGGTGTTGGTGGTGGACCAATGTTGTTTGAAATGGTGGAATTGTTAGGGAAAGACGAAGTAATAAAACGATTAGAAACAGCAACAACTAGTATTAAGTAATAATTACGGATTTTGTCATTTAGGAATATAAATCCCAAATTATAAAATCCAAATCCTAAATCAAATTGCATAAAATACTCGTAGAAGGGATAAAAGTATACGCCTACCATGGTTGTTTGGTGGAGGAAGGGAAAATTGGAACCAATTACATTGTAGATGTAACCATGGAAACCGATTTTACGGAAGCTGCCAAAAATGATGACCTGAGCAAAACCATTGATTACGTTGTTGTTTACGATATTGTTAAAGCAGAAATGGCTATTCGCTCCAAGCTTATTGAGCAAGTTGGACAGCGTATTGTTGACAAATTAAAAAAACAATTTGCCACACTCAAAAAAGTATCTGTAAAAGTGACCAAGCTCAACCCGCCTATGAATGGGAATGTTGAACGGGTAAGCATTGTTATTGATGCCGAATAGAAGCCGGATAATGGCGAAATAAAAATTTAATTCGTAGGCGTTACCACCAACAAAGTAATATTAAGCCAGAAGTTGTATTGATTTATCATGTCAGTCAAAAAATGCTCAAAATGTCAATCTATTTTTGAATGCGGAAACAACAGTTCGGGCTGCTGGTGTGAAGAGGTTTTTATTGGTTTGGAAACCCTTAAAGCACTAAAAGCAACCTACGACAATTGTTTGTGTCCGAAGTGTTTAAAGGAATATCAGAAGGATTGATTGTTTTGGCTACTAGGTTGTATATATTAAGTATATTTGCTAATATATACTCTACTCTATGAAAGCATTTTTATTTACCTTAATTACCTGCTCCCTACTTTTTACATTCCAACCATCCAAAGCACAATCAGAGCTCTGGTCAACCACCACCTACGGCAAAGATGGCATGGGTTCCCTTTTTAAAACAGATTCTGCGGGTAATGGTCCAATAGTAACACCTGCATTTAGTTCAAGTGTTCCCGGACGTTATCCAAATTATAACAAACTATGCGAATCAAATTCACAACGCCTTTATGGGACAATGTTTGGTGGCTCGTATGGACAAGGAATTTTGTATGAATTCGATCCACTAACAGAAGTCTATACTAAAAAAATTGATTTCAATGGCACAAATGGTACTCAACCCGAAGGGGGATTAGTGAAAGCTGCGAATGGAAAACTATATGGTGTTACCCATTCTGGAGGGACTTCGGGATTGGGAACGTTGTTTGAATATGACCCAACAACAAACGTGCTCATTACAAAAGTAAATTTTTTAGGTAGTTCGAATGGCGCGTATCCTATGGCTACCCTGTTTCTTGCTTCCAACGGAAAGCTTTACGGTACAACAGAAGGCGGAGGATCGGCAAACCTTGGAACCCTATTCGAATATACTGTAGGAAGCACCACTGTTTCTAGAAGATATAGCTTTAACAATTCAACCGGAGTTCAACCAAGAGGAGTTCTTGCCCAAGCATCTAATGGAAAGCTATACGGATTAACGCCTTTAGGAGGGGCATATGACAGCGGGATCTTGTTCGAATTCACTATTGGAACATCAACAATCACAAAAAAATTTGACTTCAACGGAAGTGTTTCTGGTGCATATCCAAATGGAGGATTAACAAAAGGACTTGATGGTGTATTATATGGAATGACTGGTGGAGGAGGAGCGAATGATGAGGGAGTATTTTTCGAGTATGATGCAATTGCCAACCTGTACACAAAAACGCATGATTTTAATGGCATTTCAACAGGAGCTTATCCCAAAACAGACATCTTTGTAAGTCCATCCGGTTTATTGTATGGACTTACGAGTGAAGGCGGCACAGCTGGAGTGGGAACATTATTTGAATACGACCCCATCAATACTACAATTATTAAAAAAATGGATTTTTCATCCGTTGCAAATGGTGCACATCCAATGAGCGCAATGGTTTTGGCATACAATGGTTTAGCATATGGCTTAACCTCCGAAGGTGGTACTGCTTCTTTAGGAACCCTTTTTAAATATGATTTCATTTCAGATAGTTATACCAAAATCATTGATCTTTTAGAGGGAGCAACAGGTGGTGAACCTAAATCAGGAGTAATACTTGCAAATGACGGGTTAATTTATGGTGTAGCGGGCTGGGGTGGCGCATACGGCTTCGGAACAATTTACAAATTTGATCCATCAACCAATGCCAATACCCATGAAATTGTGTATAGTTTTACAACTGCAACAGGAAGAACGCCCTACGCCAGAATTATTCAAGCATCCAATGGCAAATTTTATGGCACTACGTTTACTGGTGGTGCAAACGATTATGGAGTAATTTATGAATATGATCCCCTTTCTTCCTTATATACAAAGCTATTTGATTTTAGTAACACTGCTGGAAGCTATTCTTTCGGGGCGCTGCTTGAATCTGGAGGTCTTTTATACGGGATGTGTAATGGTGGTGGATCCTTCGGACTGGGAACCTTGTTTTCTTTTGACATCACGTCTGGTATTTTTACAAAATGGGTAGACTTTGATGGATCAACGAAAGGTCAATTGCCTAGAGGTGAATTGACGCTTGGTAGCAATGGCAAAATATATGGCATGGCCTCTCGTGCTGATGCAACACACCTTGGTGTTATTTTCGAATTTGATCAGAGCACTCATGTATTTACAAAAAAATACGACTTCCCAGTTAGCTCTGGTTCGCCTGCCTACCCTTATGGAAAGTTAACAGAAGCGCCTAACGGAATGTTTTACGGAACCACCAGTGAAGGTGGCACTTCTGGAGCGGGGTGCATTTTTGAATTTAATCCAACAACAAACGCATTCACAAAAAAATTTGATTTTGTTACTAGTACATCAGGGAAAGCCCCATGCGGAAATTTGTTTTTGGCAAATGATGGAAAGCTTTATGGTTTAACATCTTTGGGAGGGGCAAATGGTGGTGGTACCACTTTTCAATATGATTATATTTCAAATGTTTTTACAAAAAAAATCGACTTTAACACAACAACTGGTCACAACCCTAATTCAACAATTGGTTTCATTGAGGTTTGTCAATCTATTTATATTGTGGAACAGCCAACGCTAATACAAGATTGTGTTGGTAATCCTGTTACAATTAATTCTGGGGTAACGCCTGGTGCTGGGATTTCCTTTCAATGGTATAAAGATGCAGTAGCAATTATTGGTGCAACATCTGCGACTTACGATATTCTTTCCGCTGATACTATAAATAATGGCCTTTATTTTTGTAACGTATCAAATACATGCAGAAATATAAATACACCAACCGTAAACTTAAGTGTAGAACCTGTTCAACTAATAACACCAGCAACACCAGGTCCAATTTCCGGTGCATCAAATATTTGCCCTTATCTTGGACTTAACGTTGCAGTAACTTATTCTGTTAGTCCTGTTGTTGGCGCATCTGTCTATATATGGACCGTTCCTGCATATGCCACAATTCTTTCAGGGCAAGGAACAAATTCCATTAATGTGCGTTATTCTAGCGCTTTTGTCGCTGCAAACATAACTGTTATGGCCTCCGCAAGTTGTGGAGGAAATAGTGGAATAAGTTCTTTAGGATTAACCAAAACCTTGGCAACTACTCCAGGTCCAATAGCGGGTCCAAAAAATAATTTATGCCCTTTAACAACTTATACTTATACAACAACTCCCGTTGCATCTGCAACATCCTATACTTGGGCTGTACCAAGTGGAACAACAATTATTTCCGGACAAGGAACAACCTCTTTATCAGTTTCATTCCCTGCAACTTTCGCCTCTGGAACAATTACCGTTAAATCTGTAAATCAATGTTCTAACAGCTCCACGGTTTCGTATGCTGTTTCCAAAAAACCTGCAACTCCTGGAGCAATAACAGGTATTAAAAACGTTTGTGCAAACATTCAGAACGGAACCCCTCTTACTTATTCCATTACTGCCCTAGCTGGCGTTAGTTCCTATCAATGGACAACTCCATTGGGGGTTACCTTGTTGTCAGGACAAGGCACAACGAGTGTTTCACTTTCCTTTGACCCCTCTTTCGTTTCTGGCACAGTAACCGTTTGCGCAGTAGGAACCTGTATAAACAGTAATCCTGCATCAATAGCACTTACAAATGCGGCAGCATTACCTGCTTCAATTAGTGGAGATGGAAGTATTTGTACACAAATAACAAATGGAACAGATGTGGTTTATTCTACTCCTTTTGTCTCTTCTGCCCTATCATATATTTGGACAATACCATCAGGAGCAACAATTGTATCTGGAGGAGGGACGAATACAATTCTGGTTCATTTTGATACAACTGTTGTTACAGGATCACTTATAAAGGTTGCTATTCTAAACATGTGCGGAGCCACAAGTGGTACAAGACAAAAAAGTCTTACAACCTGCCATATGCCTATTCTATACCAAGACCCAAATCAAGAAATTTTTGCCTCTGACAATTCCGATTCCAACGCAAAAGACATTTTTATTTTTCCTAATCCTGCAGAGGATCTCTTGAATATTACTTTAAATAGTTCAACTGATGAAGATGTTACACTCCTTGTATATAATGTCCTTGGCGAAATTGTCTATGAAAGAAAACACTTCATTCAAGCTGGAGAACAAACAATTACGACAAATATTGGAGACTGGGTTTCTGGAGCATATCAAATTGTAGTTATTGGTCAAAGCGGCCGCAGATCAAAAACCATAGTTAAAAAATAATTTTTTAACTATGCGTGCTAGATGGTTTCTTTATTTTTAGTATTTTTGCCGACAATTAATAAGGTCCTGTGGCCGAGTGGCTAGGCTGAGCTCTGCAAAA
This Bacteroidota bacterium DNA region includes the following protein-coding sequences:
- a CDS encoding T9SS type A sorting domain-containing protein, which encodes MKAFLFTLITCSLLFTFQPSKAQSELWSTTTYGKDGMGSLFKTDSAGNGPIVTPAFSSSVPGRYPNYNKLCESNSQRLYGTMFGGSYGQGILYEFDPLTEVYTKKIDFNGTNGTQPEGGLVKAANGKLYGVTHSGGTSGLGTLFEYDPTTNVLITKVNFLGSSNGAYPMATLFLASNGKLYGTTEGGGSANLGTLFEYTVGSTTVSRRYSFNNSTGVQPRGVLAQASNGKLYGLTPLGGAYDSGILFEFTIGTSTITKKFDFNGSVSGAYPNGGLTKGLDGVLYGMTGGGGANDEGVFFEYDAIANLYTKTHDFNGISTGAYPKTDIFVSPSGLLYGLTSEGGTAGVGTLFEYDPINTTIIKKMDFSSVANGAHPMSAMVLAYNGLAYGLTSEGGTASLGTLFKYDFISDSYTKIIDLLEGATGGEPKSGVILANDGLIYGVAGWGGAYGFGTIYKFDPSTNANTHEIVYSFTTATGRTPYARIIQASNGKFYGTTFTGGANDYGVIYEYDPLSSLYTKLFDFSNTAGSYSFGALLESGGLLYGMCNGGGSFGLGTLFSFDITSGIFTKWVDFDGSTKGQLPRGELTLGSNGKIYGMASRADATHLGVIFEFDQSTHVFTKKYDFPVSSGSPAYPYGKLTEAPNGMFYGTTSEGGTSGAGCIFEFNPTTNAFTKKFDFVTSTSGKAPCGNLFLANDGKLYGLTSLGGANGGGTTFQYDYISNVFTKKIDFNTTTGHNPNSTIGFIEVCQSIYIVEQPTLIQDCVGNPVTINSGVTPGAGISFQWYKDAVAIIGATSATYDILSADTINNGLYFCNVSNTCRNINTPTVNLSVEPVQLITPATPGPISGASNICPYLGLNVAVTYSVSPVVGASVYIWTVPAYATILSGQGTNSINVRYSSAFVAANITVMASASCGGNSGISSLGLTKTLATTPGPIAGPKNNLCPLTTYTYTTTPVASATSYTWAVPSGTTIISGQGTTSLSVSFPATFASGTITVKSVNQCSNSSTVSYAVSKKPATPGAITGIKNVCANIQNGTPLTYSITALAGVSSYQWTTPLGVTLLSGQGTTSVSLSFDPSFVSGTVTVCAVGTCINSNPASIALTNAAALPASISGDGSICTQITNGTDVVYSTPFVSSALSYIWTIPSGATIVSGGGTNTILVHFDTTVVTGSLIKVAILNMCGATSGTRQKSLTTCHMPILYQDPNQEIFASDNSDSNAKDIFIFPNPAEDLLNITLNSSTDEDVTLLVYNVLGEIVYERKHFIQAGEQTITTNIGDWVSGAYQIVVIGQSGRRSKTIVKK
- a CDS encoding cysteine-rich CWC family protein, with the protein product MSVKKCSKCQSIFECGNNSSGCWCEEVFIGLETLKALKATYDNCLCPKCLKEYQKD
- the folB gene encoding dihydroneopterin aldolase encodes the protein MHKILVEGIKVYAYHGCLVEEGKIGTNYIVDVTMETDFTEAAKNDDLSKTIDYVVVYDIVKAEMAIRSKLIEQVGQRIVDKLKKQFATLKKVSVKVTKLNPPMNGNVERVSIVIDAE